Proteins co-encoded in one Bacillus paramycoides genomic window:
- the rpsN gene encoding 30S ribosomal protein S14 has translation MAKKSMIAKQKRTPKFKVQEYTRCERCGRPHSVYRKFKLCRICFRELAYKGQIPGVKKASW, from the coding sequence GTGGCTAAAAAATCTATGATAGCGAAACAAAAGCGTACTCCTAAGTTTAAAGTACAAGAGTATACACGTTGCGAACGCTGCGGTCGTCCGCATTCTGTATACCGCAAATTTAAACTTTGCCGTATTTGTTTCCGTGAACTTGCATATAAAGGTCAAATTCCTGGTGTTAAAAAAGCTAGTTGGTAA
- the rpsH gene encoding 30S ribosomal protein S8, which produces MVMTDPIADMLTRIRNANMVRHEKLEVPASKIKKEIAELLKREGFIRDVEYIEDNKQGILRIFLKYGANNERVITGLKRISKPGLRVYAKADEVPRVLNGLGIALVSTSKGVMTDKDARQLQTGGEVVAYVW; this is translated from the coding sequence ATGGTGATGACAGATCCAATTGCAGACATGCTTACTCGCATCCGTAATGCGAACATGGTACGTCATGAGAAATTAGAGGTTCCTGCTTCTAAAATCAAAAAAGAGATCGCTGAACTTTTAAAACGTGAAGGTTTCATTCGTGATGTAGAATACATCGAGGATAACAAACAAGGTATCCTTCGTATTTTCCTGAAATATGGTGCAAACAATGAACGTGTAATCACTGGATTAAAACGTATCAGTAAGCCTGGCTTACGCGTTTACGCTAAAGCTGACGAAGTACCACGTGTACTTAACGGATTAGGTATCGCTCTTGTTTCTACATCTAAGGGAGTAATGACAGACAAAGACGCTCGTCAATTACAAACTGGTGGAGAAGTAGTAGCATACGTTTGGTAA
- the rplF gene encoding 50S ribosomal protein L6 → MSRIGKKILEIPAGVTITVAEDNTVTVKGPKGELTRTFNADMLIKIEENTLTVERPSEQKEHRALHGTTRALIGNMVEGVTEGFARGLELVGVGYRAQKQGDKLVLSVGYSHPVEMTPEAGLEVEVPAPTKIVIKGIDKQRVGEFAANIRAVRAPEPYKGKGIRYEGEVVRRKEGKTAK, encoded by the coding sequence ATGTCTCGTATTGGTAAAAAGATTCTTGAAATCCCTGCAGGTGTTACTATTACAGTTGCAGAAGACAATACTGTAACAGTAAAAGGCCCTAAAGGTGAATTAACTCGTACTTTCAATGCTGATATGCTTATCAAAATTGAAGAGAATACATTAACAGTTGAGCGTCCATCTGAACAGAAGGAACACCGTGCATTACACGGTACAACTCGTGCTTTAATCGGAAATATGGTTGAAGGTGTAACTGAAGGTTTCGCACGCGGACTTGAATTAGTCGGTGTTGGTTACCGTGCTCAAAAACAAGGTGATAAACTTGTATTAAGCGTAGGTTATTCTCATCCAGTAGAAATGACTCCGGAAGCAGGTCTTGAAGTTGAAGTACCTGCACCAACAAAGATCGTAATCAAAGGTATCGACAAGCAACGTGTTGGCGAATTCGCTGCTAACATCCGCGCTGTACGTGCTCCTGAGCCTTACAAAGGTAAAGGTATTCGTTACGAAGGCGAAGTTGTTCGTCGTAAAGAAGGTAAAACTGCTAAGTAA
- the rplR gene encoding 50S ribosomal protein L18, giving the protein MITKADKNATRKKRHARVRAKLTGTAERPRLNVFRSNQHIYAQVIDDVNGVTLVSASTLDKDLALNGTSNIEAATKVGESVAKRAVEKGVKEVVFDRGGYLYHGRVKALAEAAREAGLQF; this is encoded by the coding sequence ATGATCACTAAAGCTGATAAAAATGCGACTCGTAAGAAAAGACATGCACGTGTACGTGCTAAACTTACTGGTACTGCAGAGCGTCCACGTTTAAACGTGTTCCGTTCTAACCAACATATTTACGCTCAAGTTATTGATGATGTGAATGGTGTAACGTTAGTAAGTGCATCTACTCTTGATAAAGACCTTGCTCTTAACGGTACTAGCAATATTGAAGCTGCTACGAAAGTTGGAGAATCAGTTGCTAAGCGTGCTGTAGAGAAAGGCGTTAAAGAAGTAGTATTTGATCGCGGTGGTTACTTATACCATGGCCGTGTTAAAGCTCTAGCTGAAGCTGCTCGTGAGGCTGGATTACAATTTTAA